The stretch of DNA CAAGGACAGACAATGATGTACACGACCAGTACCCATAGACGATGTTCAGGCTCGGAAATACCGTTGTTTCGCCGAGCCATGTACACTCTCAGCACGTCAGACAAatatcctcctccccaGCCAACTACAGcagccagaagagcaggaGAAAGATAGGCCAAACCCACCTGGATGGGAGTGAAGGTGtatggagaagacgagagAATCAGAGAGGCAGTGGCGTTCAGAACGTTGAACCAGATGAGACCAGAGCCATACAGGAAGCCCGAGTACACAATGGCCGGATACCTCAGAATCAGAAGAGGCCGTTTGGCCATAGTCCATAACGTGAAGGGACGTGGTTTGTCCAAGATGCGAAGCTTTTGGGTGAATGTCTTTGGAGTGAATGGGGGCACAAGAGTGTTTGAAACAGGTGACATGTCACGAGACAAGTCAGCCCCCGAAGTACTGTCTGGACTAGGCGTTTCAACCTGCTTCTCGCCTCCAACAAGGATAGTTTGCTCATTCAGCTCAGAAACATGgtcgtcctccagagtCAAGTGACCGTCAGTCTGCTCTCTCAGGTAATTGGTctcctcaaacagcagaAACAGGACCACCATAGCGACTCCGCAAAAGATAGCTCCCCAGTACAGCACCCATTGCCAACCCATTCCTTCCGAGATGGGAGCAGCTACCACTGGCGCAATGAAGTTGCTAAACATGAGCATGAAGGCGTAGAGCCCCACCCATGTACCTCTCTGGTGCTCGAACCAAACGTCTGAGATGGTTACTTCACAGAGAGACTCGATAGGGGCCTGGACAAAGCCCTGGAAGATCTTACATCCGATCCAATGggcgctggaggaggctgcgAACGGAGTCCACACTTGTCCCACCAGAGTCAACAGCATACTGGTAAGGTAGACGAATCGCTTTCCGTATTGTTGGGCAACAGGTTGCCAGAACAGACAGCCTAGACcgagaaacagaaacatgTACCCTGTTCCCTGATTGAGCGTGTCGAGACTGAGATTAGAGTCCTGTGAGATGGGAATAAGAATGGAGTAAATGCTTGCTGAGGCGACTCCAGAAGCAAGCGTAAAGAGTGACATGCAAGCCATGGAGAGCAGTTTCCGACGATGCGACCAGTTGAGTGGATCATCCGGGTCACGCGAGGGTGTCGGAACCGCTATAATCGATGTCGCCGATGTCAGTTTAATGGTTCCTGGCGTTTTGTGCACGTCTAACATGATGGagtttttcttttctgcACAATTGGGGTCTTCTGCTGAGACGTTAAGTAAAAGTCTTGATCTAGTTAAGACTGAACCTGACTTTATTGAAAGGATGCCGATcagattgtcaagaacAAATGTGGCTGAGTTAGCTGAGGTAATTGATGATTGGCCACTGAAGATTCAGTCTGTGCCGTACAATGATACTGGACGGCTCTTCTCACAAGTTCACTCACATGGTATCGTTCAATTGTATCGATCAGTTTCGTAGCACTGCTGTTACGACATAGTGGGAAACCACTAGCCAATATATAGTAGAAATCTGACCGCTATGATTCACTGTATCTAGCCGCCGCCCAGGGGCTTATCACGCTGCTTGGCGACTTGACAGCTGACACCTGTCAAAACTTTACCCTCTCGACCTCGACGTTGGGGTAACAATGGAGATTTGTGGAGTTCACCAAAAGACTCGTTGTAACCAGAGCTTTTTGGAAATGCCCACTTTGTCGCTAGTTTCAGTCTTGGACCACTTGTAAGTCCTTCAACCACCCTATCTCAACAGCATCAACTCAACGTTACGTTGTGTAGTAtgggcacgtgactatGGCCCCCACAGCTGGCATTTGGCAGAATATGTCCAATATTCATCATTTCGAGGAGACTTCCAAAACATTCGTCCATTTGTAGCTCAAACTCGGTGCTGTACGGTGCTGTTCAATGTGCATCTTGGGTAGTAATCCGTTGTAAGTATTTACAACGAATAACTTCCCAATGACGCTGAAAAAACATTCTCATTGTTGCTGATATCAATCATAGTTGGAGCTGTCTCGCAGACCGTTAGTGCCCGATAGACGGCAAGCGCGCTTATCGGGCCTACGGGATCTCTAAGACTAGTAGATAGTACCCAGTCAGGAAACGTGATGCGAAAAGATATCTGATGGATAAGTATTGACGCTAGAATGGGGATATTGGTGGTTGTATTTCCTCTTTTGGTTACCGTAACCGGAGCACAACCTCGGGCTCTCAAGGGAAGGTGATGTGGTTAATATATTACTGTATTACTGCACTTGCATGCTATACCGTGCTATTGGTGGTAAGAGTAGGCGGTGGTTGGCGCTGGAATAGTGGCATCACCCAAATGAGAGGTTCATTGAATGTCATTGGCCGCTCGTTTCTGTTGGTTGGTTTCTTACTGTCCTCTAATGAAATGAACCATCTTGTCCCACTCACTCCAGTCCAAGTCTCCACCCAACTCCTGCGTCCAATCATCTCTGACGCTGGTCTCTCCCAGGGGAAACGCACCAAAGAGGTTTGAATCGAGAATGTCGGTCGGGTTCAGCGAAAACGACATGTCCGTCTCCATAGTGACCGGCTGCGATACATGGCTTGGGTCGTTGGCCGTCTCCATGGCAGCTGCAAACGCAGAATCAGtcaccttcttgtccacaTCACTGGGATTGTTGGTAGGCCCTGTAGTTGAAGGGCCAGTTGCTGGCTCAGCCACAGCCTCACGTGAGTCAGCACATGGCTCACGATCCTCGACCTTGACTCCGTTGAATCCACCACCGAGACTGCTTCGAAGTCCACTTTCACGAGATTCCACagcgtcacgtgaattAGTAGCTTGAAAAGCGGCAAAACCACGAATACTCGACAGCGAGTCCTTCGAGGCCTCCTTTCTGCGTGTGCCCTCGTATTCCACACTCAACGGCCACTGTTCCTTACCCAAATCAATTTCAAGCCCCAGAGTGCGACTCACAATGTCTCTCAGCTTAATACACGCATGCCAGCCTTTGGAAGACGAGTCCGCAAAGTAGCCCTTTGTGTAGGCTTCGCATGTTCGACATGCGAGCTGCCAGGCCCGCTTCTGTTGGCTCCAGTTGGGATCAAGTTTCAGTTTAGTCAACAGAAAGAGCAGGTGCTCCACCTGCGTGTATTTACGTGAGAACCACTGCTGGTTGACATAATAAGGCGAGAGCGTCATTTCGAGCGCGTACTCAAGAGACAAGAGAGAGGTCGTGAAGATATGCTCCCTGAGTGCATCGcgagagtcacgtgagtccGGAGAAGATAACAATTCACCTGGTTTTTCTTTTCGTGAAAGATATGGCGTGTAGAGATAAATGAGACATCTGGAGTTGACCAATCGGGACATGCAGAATGCGGTTCGCCGACTCCGACTGTCACAGTGAGAAGTAGTTTCAAACAACCGCTCGTGGAAACCTCTCACATGATCCAAAAGGGccagatcacgtgacaaatCACGTGGATTGCACATCACCAGTCTCTGGTACAGTCGTCTGAACATGACTGGGGTGGATGTGTGAATTGCGCTTTGACACATATCATTCCAAGCCATCTTCTCCGGAATCTTGGGCCAGTAGAGCCCATCGTAGACCACATGACTCGACTCGTGAAGCGTTCCCGCATCATATTTGTCCTTGTAGATTCCCTCATGGAGGTCTTCGTCGTCCACAAGAAGAGGGAAACGGGTATCGAACATTTTATCATTCACCATAGGCTCCAATCCAAACGATCGAGAATAGAATGAGTCCAAATGTTGGATATAGATCCACGTTCTACGTCGCATTTCACACTCGGCAAAGGTAAACATGCCTGGGAAATTGCTAGCATCTCGATGTAGACCTATCGACTGAGCTAGACGGATGAGGATAGGCAATTCAACCAGACCAGCTCCTCTGGTAAGAGTTTCTCCTACTGAACAGTAAAGGAGAAGAATATGGGCTCTGAGGGCATTGAACGAGGGCTTCAAGGTATATTCAGAATGGATCAAAGTATTGGTAGCTGCGGTATAGAGCTTGTTTTTCCACTCTACCCATGTCTTAATACTAACGTCCGAGCTACCTCCACTTCCAGCCTTGGAACCCGACAATTCCATGCCTCTTAATTTCCCCAACCCCGAATGTTCCATGCTTCCATTGTCTTGACTCTGGGCCCCCTCGTTCAGCTTAATGTAGACGTCTGCTGCGAAAAACAGCATGGCATACAACATTGCCATTCTGTCGGGCGTGGCTGTTTTGGGTTCGGCAAAGTACTCCGTCAGATCCTTATGGAATTGCACCAAGTCAACGATTCGAATCACAGAGTGTATGTCGCTGATGTAGGTGGTCAAAAGCGTTGTGATCACGTGCCTTGGAATAGGTAGTTGCGCCGGAGGAGTGTTTGGATCAGGTTGCCCCGGTTTACAAAAGAACGGAACCCCTGAAGCCTCGCCTTCCATCGACTTGACAGGTGTGTTGGACTGTAGAAccgaagagaagaaggactgCGAGTAGTGGAGAATCCCACTGTCATCCTTGACCAATCTTCCAGGGGTGTTCGAAGCAACCAGGGGAGATTGGGGAGGCTGGGAAGGAGACGGACCGGATCCAGGCATGTGGCCTAGATTAGACGACTGCCCACTCCCCGGCTGTCCGTGTCCAGGAGATTGTCCTAGCCCTGGAGGGTGTCCTGGAGACTGCCCCAGTCCTTGTGGCACACCCTGTGGTGATCCTGGCCCTACCcttgggtcacgtggcaCTCCTGACCCTGGAGAACCCTGACCTGGCATTCCCAAACCCGGTTGCCCTTGCCCGGGATACCCATAATAGTACCCTGGCAGAGCCAATCCCGAAACCAAAGACGGAGACGGTTGGCTCAATCGTACCTCCACGGGAACCCTTCGTCCTGGAACCTCTAGTTCTCGTCCATCAAAGTACGAACATgactgtttgtgtttgatgCATCGCGAGCAAGACGGTCTCTGACGATCGCATTTGACCTTGCGGCTCCGGCAGTTGACGCAACTTGCTATTTGTCGTGGACGGCCGCTGTTCATGTGTGTGTACCTGTGTTAGAATGGATAAAGATCGCAGCATTGACGAATCTGgggagtggtggtgaaaCATCTGGATGGCTGGAAGAATCATCATCTCTTCACAGGGCTGTAGTAACTATAGCTTTCAGGGATATGTGAAATGAAGTGTTTATGCACCACCCT from Yarrowia lipolytica chromosome 1D, complete sequence encodes:
- a CDS encoding uncharacterized protein (Compare to YALI0D17974g, weakly similar to uniprot|P53389 Saccharomyces cerevisiae YNR055c HOL1 member of major facilitator superfamily multidrug-resistance), whose translation is MLDVHKTPGTIKLTSATSIIAVPTPSRDPDDPLNWSHRRKLLSMACMSLFTLASGVASASIYSILIPISQDSNLSLDTLNQGTGYMFLFLGLGCLFWQPVAQQYGKRFVYLTSMLLTLVGQVWTPFAASSSAHWIGCKIFQGFVQAPIESLCEVTISDVWFEHQRGTWVGLYAFMLMFSNFIAPVVAAPISEGMGWQWVLYWGAIFCGVAMVVLFLLFEETNYLREQTDGHLTLEDDHVSELNEQTILVGGEKQVETPSPDSTSGADLSRDMSPVSNTLVPPFTPKTFTQKLRILDKPRPFTLWTMAKRPLLILRYPAIVYSGFLYGSGLIWFNVLNATASLILSSSPYTFTPIQVGLAYLSPALLAAVVGWGGGYLSDVLRVYMARRNNGISEPEHRLWVLVVYIIVCPCALILWGVGAASEIHWFGLVVGMGLIGGFGTIAATASVTYSIDSYREIASDSMATVIVIRNLMSFAIGYGITPWVTREGYSKAFAQVAGIAVACIGVFLPVIYFGKKWREGSKDRYWKLVQESIDKGIAH
- a CDS encoding uncharacterized protein (Compare to YALI0D17988g, weakly similar to uniprot|Q7SHK8 Neurospora crassa NCU02896.1 hypothetical protein hyothetical start) yields the protein MNSGRPRQIASCVNCRSRKVKCDRQRPSCSRCIKHKQSCSYFDGRELEVPGRRVPVEVRLSQPSPSLVSGLALPGYYYGYPGQGQPGLGMPGQGSPGSGVPRDPRVGPGSPQGVPQGLGQSPGHPPGLGQSPGHGQPGSGQSSNLGHMPGSGPSPSQPPQSPLVASNTPGRLVKDDSGILHYSQSFFSSVLQSNTPVKSMEGEASGVPFFCKPGQPDPNTPPAQLPIPRHVITTLLTTYISDIHSVIRIVDLVQFHKDLTEYFAEPKTATPDRMAMLYAMLFFAADVYIKLNEGAQSQDNGSMEHSGLGKLRGMELSGSKAGSGGSSDVSIKTWVEWKNKLYTAATNTLIHSEYTLKPSFNALRAHILLLYCSVGETLTRGAGLVELPILIRLAQSIGLHRDASNFPGMFTFAECEMRRRTWIYIQHLDSFYSRSFGLEPMVNDKMFDTRFPLLVDDEDLHEGIYKDKYDAGTLHESSHVVYDGLYWPKIPEKMAWNDMCQSAIHTSTPVMFRRLYQRLVMCNPRDLSRDLALLDHVRGFHERLFETTSHCDSRSRRTAFCMSRLVNSRCLIYLYTPYLSRKEKPGELLSSPDSRDSRDALREHIFTTSLLSLEYALEMTLSPYYVNQQWFSRKYTQVEHLLFLLTKLKLDPNWSQQKRAWQLACRTCEAYTKGYFADSSSKGWHACIKLRDIVSRTLGLEIDLGKEQWPLSVEYEGTRRKEASKDSLSSIRGFAAFQATNSRDAVESRESGLRSSLGGGFNGVKVEDREPCADSREAVAEPATGPSTTGPTNNPSDVDKKVTDSAFAAAMETANDPSHVSQPVTMETDMSFSLNPTDILDSNLFGAFPLGETSVRDDWTQELGGDLDWSEWDKMVHFIRGQ